Proteins encoded together in one Camelina sativa cultivar DH55 chromosome 9, Cs, whole genome shotgun sequence window:
- the LOC104715476 gene encoding F-box protein At3g49510-like isoform X1 → MTTISDLPDDLVGEIFSKVPLTSLSAVRSTCKKWEALSKNHIVGKKAASRSRQFLEFMVSGSDVWSLRFDLQGIRNEEDDLSDPSMKQINIPNTDQLEISQVYYCDGLLLCISITKDKSSLVVWNPYLGQTKWIRPGNKFDIFDKFALGYDNNHNHKILRFLDDDDVRSRRSQRSDTHVYDFSSDSWRVLDVNPDGDAPFYFSGVSSKGNSYFLGREVAGELLVKDIEHFLVCFDFTTEIFGPRLPLPFDPSPDLKYTTLSWVRDEKLAVLNSHSDTFQICNIWVSTKIEPNAVSWSTFFTVDMSPVNGFQSGLSTYFPPWSFFIDEEKKVAVFFNNSETKTCRYQMAYIVGDDGYFKSVNIGEISNSQWNRGKLVCSSYVPSLVQLQV, encoded by the coding sequence TTATCAAAAAATCACATCGTTGGTAAAAAAGCAGCATCAAGGAGTCGTCAGTTTCTGGAGTTCATGGTTTCAGGTTCTGATGTTTGGTCTTTGAGATTCGATCTCCAAGGAATCCGCAATGAAGAAGACGACTTGAGTGATCCATCTATGAAGCAAATAAATATACCTAATACTGATCAACTCGAGATATCTCAAGTCTATTACTGCGATGGCTTATTGTTATGCATCAGCATCACCAAAGACAAATCGAGCCTTGTTGTATGGAATCCGTATTTGGGGCAAACCAAATGGATTCGACCCGGAAACAAATTCGACATATTTGACAAGTTTGCTCTCGGATACGACAACAATCataaccacaaaatcttgaggtttcttgatgatgatgacgtgaGAAGCAGACGCAGTCAAAGAAGCGACACTCATGTCTACGATTTTAGCTCTgattcatggagggttcttgatgTCAATCCGGACGGGGATGCACCGTTTTATTTCAGTGGTGTGTCCTCGAAGGGAAATTCTTACTTCTTGGGTCGAGAAGTGGCAGGTGAACTGTTGGTAAAAGACATTGAACATTTTCTAgtctgttttgatttcacaacTGAGATATTTGGACCGCGTTTGCCTCTGCCGTTTGATCCCTCTCCTGATCTTAAATATACGACTCTATCTTGGGTTAGAGATGAGAAGCTCGCTGTATTAAATAGCCACTCCGACACATTTCAGATATGCAATATTTGGGTTTCGACTAAGATTGAGCCCAATGCGGTATCTTGGAGCACTTTTTTTACAGTGGATATGTCACCAGTCAATGGTTTTCAATCTGGGCTTTCGACTTACTTTCCCCCTTGGAgcttcttcattgacgaggagaagaaagtagCAGTGTTTTTTAATAACAGTGAGACCAAGACCTGTCGCTACCAAATGGCTTACATCGTTGGAGATGATGGATACTTCAAATCTGTCAACATCGGAGAAATTTCAAATTCCCAATGGAACCGAGGCAAACTTGTGTGCtcttcttatgttccaagtttagtgcaacTGCAAGTTTAA
- the LOC104715476 gene encoding F-box protein At3g49510-like isoform X2 yields the protein MTTISDLPDDLVGEIFSKVPLTSLSAVRSTCKKWEALSKNHIVGKKAASRSRQFLEFMVSGSDVWSLRFDLQGIRNEEDDLSDPSMKQINIPNTDQLEISQVYYCDGLLLCISITKDKSSLVVWNPYLGQTKWIRPGNKFDIFDKFALGYDNNHNHKILRFLDDDDVRSRRSQRSDTHVYDFSSDSWRVLDVNPDGDAPFYFSGVSSKGNSYFLGREIFGPRLPLPFDPSPDLKYTTLSWVRDEKLAVLNSHSDTFQICNIWVSTKIEPNAVSWSTFFTVDMSPVNGFQSGLSTYFPPWSFFIDEEKKVAVFFNNSETKTCRYQMAYIVGDDGYFKSVNIGEISNSQWNRGKLVCSSYVPSLVQLQV from the exons TTATCAAAAAATCACATCGTTGGTAAAAAAGCAGCATCAAGGAGTCGTCAGTTTCTGGAGTTCATGGTTTCAGGTTCTGATGTTTGGTCTTTGAGATTCGATCTCCAAGGAATCCGCAATGAAGAAGACGACTTGAGTGATCCATCTATGAAGCAAATAAATATACCTAATACTGATCAACTCGAGATATCTCAAGTCTATTACTGCGATGGCTTATTGTTATGCATCAGCATCACCAAAGACAAATCGAGCCTTGTTGTATGGAATCCGTATTTGGGGCAAACCAAATGGATTCGACCCGGAAACAAATTCGACATATTTGACAAGTTTGCTCTCGGATACGACAACAATCataaccacaaaatcttgaggtttcttgatgatgatgacgtgaGAAGCAGACGCAGTCAAAGAAGCGACACTCATGTCTACGATTTTAGCTCTgattcatggagggttcttgatgTCAATCCGGACGGGGATGCACCGTTTTATTTCAGTGGTGTGTCCTCGAAGGGAAATTCTTACTTCTTGGGTCGAGAA ATATTTGGACCGCGTTTGCCTCTGCCGTTTGATCCCTCTCCTGATCTTAAATATACGACTCTATCTTGGGTTAGAGATGAGAAGCTCGCTGTATTAAATAGCCACTCCGACACATTTCAGATATGCAATATTTGGGTTTCGACTAAGATTGAGCCCAATGCGGTATCTTGGAGCACTTTTTTTACAGTGGATATGTCACCAGTCAATGGTTTTCAATCTGGGCTTTCGACTTACTTTCCCCCTTGGAgcttcttcattgacgaggagaagaaagtagCAGTGTTTTTTAATAACAGTGAGACCAAGACCTGTCGCTACCAAATGGCTTACATCGTTGGAGATGATGGATACTTCAAATCTGTCAACATCGGAGAAATTTCAAATTCCCAATGGAACCGAGGCAAACTTGTGTGCtcttcttatgttccaagtttagtgcaacTGCAAGTTTAA